The following proteins are co-located in the Onychomys torridus chromosome 6, mOncTor1.1, whole genome shotgun sequence genome:
- the C6H4orf33 gene encoding UPF0462 protein C4orf33 homolog — MNFKIEHTWDGFPVRHEPVCIKLSPGDKGVKLEVCAPFFNDPPAPPGEPGKPFSELWNYEVVEAFFLNDTTEQYLEVELCPHGQHLVLLLSGRRSVWKKELALSFKVFRRETNWEGIAFLPWSYFPPKVTKFNSFAIHGSNDRRSYEALYSVPQHELQQGQKPDFHRLEYFKPFSFNTLLGEEWKQPESDLWLIERPDMSE, encoded by the exons atgaattttaaaattgaacACACTTGGGATGGTTTTCCAGTGAGGCATGAGCCAGTGTGTATCAAACTGAGTCCAGGGGACAAGGGAGTGAAGCTGGAGGTTTGTGCTCCATTTTTCAATgaccctccagctcctcctggagAACCAGGAAAGCCTTTCAGTGAACTGTGGAATTATGAAG TTGTGGAAGCATTTTTCTTGAATGATACAACTGAGCAGTATTTAGAAGTTGAACTTTGTCC ACATGGACAGCATCTAGTTCTTTTACTCTCTGGAAGAAGAAGTGTTTGGAAA AAAGAACTTGCATTATCATTCAAAGTGTTCAGAAGAGAGACAAACTGGGAAGGCATAGCTTTTCTTCCTTGGAGTTATTTTCCACCAAAGGTGACAAAATTCAACTCATTTGCAATTCATGGATCAAATGACAGAAGAAGTTACGAGGCCCTTTACTCTGTGCCACAGCATGAACTGCAACAAGGGCAAAAACCTGATTT CCATCGTCTAGAATATTTCAAGCCTTTCAGTTTTAACACACTGCTTGGAGAAGAATGGAAGCAGCCAGAGTCAGACTTGTGGCTAATAGAGAGACCTGATATGTCGGAGTAG